The Aminithiophilus ramosus genome contains a region encoding:
- a CDS encoding biotin/lipoyl-containing protein has product MARNYRITVNGTAYDVQVEELGGAAAPTPARAAAPAAAPVAAPAPVAAPVAAPAPAGAATVTAPMPGKILKIAVAPGAVVAAGDLLLVLEAMKMENEILASAAGTVQEIRVKEGGSVNSGDILVVLG; this is encoded by the coding sequence ATGGCCCGCAACTACCGCATCACCGTCAACGGAACCGCCTACGACGTCCAAGTGGAAGAACTGGGCGGCGCCGCCGCGCCGACCCCTGCCAGAGCCGCCGCTCCCGCCGCCGCCCCCGTGGCGGCCCCTGCCCCCGTCGCCGCTCCTGTGGCGGCCCCCGCCCCTGCCGGCGCCGCCACCGTCACGGCGCCCATGCCGGGCAAAATCCTCAAAATCGCCGTCGCTCCGGGAGCCGTCGTCGCCGCCGGAGACCTGCTCCTCGTCCTGGAAGCCATGAAAATGGAAAACGAAATCCTCGCCTCCGCGGCGGGCACCGTCCAGGAAATCCGAGTCAAAGAAGGCGGCTCCGTCAACTCCGGAGACATCCTCGTCGTCCTCGGCTAG
- a CDS encoding sodium ion-translocating decarboxylase subunit beta: MGIYIESLSSVLAQSGFAGLTTGNLVMLVVGLVLLYLAIGKGFEPLLLVPIAFGCVLVNLPLSGIMDEGGFLYYVFFGTQHEIYPVIIFMGIGALTDFAPLLANPITFLLGAAAQLGVFIALFGAMMMGFSVKEAASIAIIGGADGPTSIYLTMKLAPQILGAVAVAAYSYMSLVPLIQPPVIKALTTKADRAIRMDNLRPVSKTERVLFPIVCTIASGLILPASVPLIGILMFGNLLRECGVTERLSLAAQNEILNATTIFLGLTVGATMEAETFLTAATLKIIVLGLVAFVFSTAGGVLFGQALKIFSGGKINPMIGAAGVSAVPMAARVVQRVSQQENPGNFLLMHAMGPNVAGVIGTAVAAGTMLTLLMS; the protein is encoded by the coding sequence ATGGGAATCTACATCGAATCACTGTCGAGCGTCCTCGCCCAATCGGGATTCGCCGGCCTCACGACGGGCAATCTCGTCATGCTCGTCGTCGGCCTCGTCCTGCTCTACCTGGCCATCGGCAAGGGCTTCGAGCCCCTCCTGCTGGTGCCCATCGCCTTCGGCTGCGTCCTCGTCAACCTGCCCCTGTCGGGCATCATGGACGAAGGGGGCTTTCTCTACTACGTCTTCTTCGGGACCCAGCACGAAATCTACCCCGTCATCATCTTCATGGGGATCGGAGCCCTGACGGACTTCGCGCCCCTGCTGGCCAACCCCATCACCTTCCTCCTGGGGGCGGCGGCCCAGCTGGGCGTCTTCATCGCCCTCTTCGGCGCCATGATGATGGGCTTCTCGGTGAAAGAGGCGGCCAGCATCGCCATCATCGGAGGGGCCGACGGCCCGACGAGCATCTACCTGACGATGAAACTGGCGCCGCAGATCCTGGGGGCGGTTGCCGTGGCGGCCTACAGCTACATGTCTCTGGTGCCGCTCATCCAGCCGCCGGTCATCAAGGCCCTGACGACGAAGGCGGACCGGGCCATCCGCATGGACAACCTCCGTCCGGTGAGCAAGACGGAGCGGGTCCTCTTCCCCATCGTCTGCACCATCGCCTCGGGCCTCATCCTGCCGGCGTCGGTGCCCCTCATCGGCATCCTCATGTTCGGCAACCTCCTGCGGGAGTGCGGCGTCACGGAGCGCCTGAGCCTGGCGGCCCAGAACGAGATTCTCAACGCCACGACGATCTTCCTGGGCCTGACGGTGGGCGCGACGATGGAGGCCGAGACCTTCCTGACGGCGGCGACGCTGAAGATCATCGTCCTGGGCCTGGTGGCCTTCGTCTTCAGCACGGCCGGAGGCGTCCTCTTCGGCCAGGCCCTGAAAATCTTCTCGGGCGGCAAGATCAACCCCATGATCGGAGCGGCGGGCGTCTCGGCCGTCCCCATGGCGGCCCGCGTCGTCCAGAGAGTGAGCCAGCAGGAGAACCCCGGCAACTTCCTCCTCATGCACGCCATGGGCCCCAACGTGGCCGGCGTCATCGGGACGGCCGTCGCCGCCGGCACCATGCTCACGCTGCTCATGAGCTAG
- a CDS encoding FumA C-terminus/TtdB family hydratase beta subunit has translation MTQVRKVQAPFGEDLARSLRSGERVLLSGILFTARDAAHKRLVEALSRGEAPLDLADQVIYYAGPAPAGPGKIIGPVGPTTSGRMDPYTVTLLEKGLRGMIGKGGRSPQVLRALADRGAVYFGATGGAAALLARSVRRCDVVAYGDLGPEAIRRLEVVDMPLVVVADAWGGDLYRDGPEAFLLGRQGMELF, from the coding sequence ATGACACAGGTCCGGAAGGTTCAAGCTCCCTTCGGGGAGGATCTGGCACGGTCGCTTCGCAGTGGAGAGAGGGTGCTCCTGTCGGGCATTCTCTTCACGGCCCGCGACGCGGCCCACAAGCGCCTCGTCGAGGCCCTGTCGCGGGGCGAGGCTCCCCTGGACCTGGCCGACCAGGTGATCTACTACGCCGGTCCCGCCCCGGCCGGCCCGGGCAAGATCATCGGTCCCGTCGGCCCGACGACGAGCGGAAGGATGGATCCCTACACGGTCACCCTTCTGGAAAAGGGGCTGAGGGGCATGATCGGCAAAGGGGGCCGCTCGCCCCAGGTCCTCCGGGCACTGGCAGACCGGGGGGCCGTCTATTTCGGCGCCACGGGGGGCGCGGCGGCCCTCCTGGCCCGCTCCGTCCGGCGCTGCGACGTCGTCGCCTACGGCGACCTGGGGCCCGAGGCGATCCGTCGCCTCGAAGTCGTCGACATGCCTCTCGTCGTCGTCGCCGACGCCTGGGGAGGCGACCTTTACCGCGATGGCCCCGAGGCCTTTCTTCTCGGTCGACAGGGGATGGAGCTTTTCTGA
- a CDS encoding fumarate hydratase gives MREINVDVVEEAVRSLFMEMNVQIVPDVEAALRSARAREASELGRSVLDDLLENAAIASDERVPLCQDCGMAILFLEVGQEIAFVGGSLSEALQRGVRRAYSEGYLRKSVVADPLFDRKNSGDNTPAIVHVEIVDGGRLRLRATAKGMGSENMSAIAMMKAADGPEGVRDFVVDTVRRGGSNPCPPVVVGVGIGGNFERAPLLAKKALLRSLGSRNGDGRYADLEEEILRAVNGLGIGPAGYGGTTTALAVQIEFAPTHIAGMPVAVNICCHACRHGEVVL, from the coding sequence ATGCGAGAGATCAACGTCGATGTCGTCGAAGAGGCCGTCCGGTCGCTCTTCATGGAGATGAACGTCCAGATCGTTCCCGACGTCGAGGCGGCCCTTCGGAGCGCCCGGGCGAGGGAGGCCTCCGAGCTGGGCCGCTCCGTCCTCGACGATTTGCTGGAAAACGCCGCCATCGCCTCTGACGAGAGGGTGCCCCTCTGCCAGGATTGCGGCATGGCCATCCTCTTCCTGGAGGTGGGCCAGGAGATCGCCTTCGTCGGAGGCTCGCTGAGCGAGGCGCTCCAGAGGGGCGTCCGTCGCGCCTATTCCGAGGGCTACCTCCGCAAGTCCGTCGTCGCCGATCCCCTTTTCGACAGGAAAAACAGCGGCGACAACACGCCGGCCATCGTCCACGTCGAAATCGTCGACGGCGGCCGCCTCCGCCTCCGGGCGACGGCGAAGGGCATGGGGAGCGAGAACATGAGCGCCATCGCCATGATGAAGGCCGCCGACGGCCCCGAGGGAGTCCGCGACTTCGTCGTCGACACCGTCCGCCGCGGCGGTTCCAACCCCTGCCCCCCCGTCGTCGTCGGCGTCGGGATCGGCGGCAATTTCGAGAGGGCCCCTCTGCTCGCCAAGAAGGCCCTTCTGAGGTCTCTGGGGTCGCGCAACGGCGACGGGCGCTACGCCGACCTCGAGGAGGAGATCCTCAGGGCCGTCAACGGCCTCGGGATCGGTCCCGCGGGCTACGGAGGGACGACGACGGCCCTGGCCGTCCAGATCGAGTTCGCGCCCACCCACATCGCCGGCATGCCCGTGGCCGTCAACATCTGCTGCCACGCCTGCCGTCACGGCGAGGTCGTTCTGTAA
- a CDS encoding OadG family transporter subunit gives MGHLSDHFQGPLGAVVLSLIAFSVVFLVLMSLMLLLIGVKHLAGLIDAVKAAKEAQAQAVKASKTSSSPKEAPRAVVRAQEAGDQLIAVLTAAIAAGGLENFRISSVRPAVAVADSLTSGWKRLSRLDNLEGWE, from the coding sequence ATGGGACATCTCTCCGATCACTTTCAGGGTCCGCTTGGGGCCGTCGTCCTCTCCCTCATCGCCTTCAGCGTCGTCTTCCTCGTCCTGATGTCGCTCATGCTCCTGCTCATCGGAGTCAAGCACCTGGCCGGGCTGATCGACGCCGTCAAGGCGGCCAAAGAGGCCCAGGCTCAGGCGGTGAAGGCGTCGAAAACGTCGTCGTCGCCGAAGGAAGCGCCCAGGGCCGTCGTCAGGGCCCAGGAAGCGGGAGACCAACTCATCGCCGTCCTCACGGCGGCCATCGCCGCCGGCGGCCTCGAGAACTTCCGCATCAGCTCCGTCCGCCCCGCCGTAGCCGTGGCCGACAGCCTCACGTCGGGCTGGAAACGCCTCTCGCGCCTGGACAACCTCGAAGGCTGGGAATAG